A window from Bubalus kerabau isolate K-KA32 ecotype Philippines breed swamp buffalo chromosome 5, PCC_UOA_SB_1v2, whole genome shotgun sequence encodes these proteins:
- the CNIH4 gene encoding protein cornichon homolog 4 isoform X2, which produces MEAVVFVFSLLDCCALIFLSVYFIITLSDLECDYINARSCCSKLNKWVIPELVGHTLVTVLMLISLHWFIFLLNLPVAAWNIYRYIMVPSGNMGVFDPTEIHNRGQLKSHMKEAMIKLGFHLLCFFMYLYSLQS; this is translated from the exons ATGGAGGCGGTGGTGTTCGTCTTCTCTCTCCTCGACTGTTGCGCGCTCATCTTCCTTTCGGTGTACTTC ATAATTACATTGTCTGATTTAGAATGTGATTACATTAATGCTAGATCATGTTGCTCAAAATTAAACAAG TGGGTAATTCCAGAATTGGTTGGCCATACTCTTGTCACTGTACTAATGCTCATCTCATTGCACTGGTTCATCTTCCTTCTCAACTTGCCTGTTGCTGCCTGGAATATATATCG GTACATTATGGTGCCAAGTGGTAACATGGGAGTATTTGATCCAACAGAAATACACAACCGAGGGCAGCTGAAGTCACACATGAAAGAAGCCATGATCAAACTTGGCTTCCACCTGCTCTGTTTCTTCATGTATCTCTACAG
- the CNIH4 gene encoding protein cornichon homolog 4 isoform X1, producing MEAVVFVFSLLDCCALIFLSVYFIITLSDLECDYINARSCCSKLNKWVIPELVGHTLVTVLMLISLHWFIFLLNLPVAAWNIYRYIMVPSGNMGVFDPTEIHNRGQLKSHMKEAMIKLGFHLLCFFMYLYSMILALIND from the exons ATGGAGGCGGTGGTGTTCGTCTTCTCTCTCCTCGACTGTTGCGCGCTCATCTTCCTTTCGGTGTACTTC ATAATTACATTGTCTGATTTAGAATGTGATTACATTAATGCTAGATCATGTTGCTCAAAATTAAACAAG TGGGTAATTCCAGAATTGGTTGGCCATACTCTTGTCACTGTACTAATGCTCATCTCATTGCACTGGTTCATCTTCCTTCTCAACTTGCCTGTTGCTGCCTGGAATATATATCG GTACATTATGGTGCCAAGTGGTAACATGGGAGTATTTGATCCAACAGAAATACACAACCGAGGGCAGCTGAAGTCACACATGAAAGAAGCCATGATCAAACTTGGCTTCCACCTGCTCTGTTTCTTCATGTATCTCTACAG